A genome region from Schaalia sp. 19OD2882 includes the following:
- the rpsR gene encoding 30S ribosomal protein S18: protein MAKPQLRNKPIKKKANPLKSAKIETIDYKDTALLRKFISDRGKIRARRVTGVSVREQRRIARAVKNAREMALLPYSSSGR from the coding sequence ATGGCGAAGCCCCAACTTCGCAACAAGCCCATCAAGAAGAAGGCCAACCCGCTGAAGTCGGCCAAGATCGAGACCATCGACTACAAGGACACCGCCCTGCTGCGCAAGTTCATTTCGGACCGCGGCAAGATCCGCGCCCGTCGTGTGACCGGCGTGTCCGTCCGGGAACAGCGCCGCATCGCCCGCGCCGTGAAGAACGCGCGCGAAATGGCCCTGCTGCCCTACTCGTCCTCCGGCCGCTGA
- a CDS encoding single-stranded DNA-binding protein, producing the protein MAGETVITIIGNLTADPELRFTQSGAAVADFTVASTPRTFDRNANEWRDGETLFMRCSVWREMADNVAESLRKGMRVIVQGRLTQRSYETREGERRTVVEMQVDEVGPSLRRAQAKVTRNAPQGEPGGRGQGGYSQGGGQGGYQQGGGYGGAGRGGQGGYSQGGYGAPAGGQADDPWRTSDSGGGATSFGDEPPF; encoded by the coding sequence ATGGCCGGAGAAACCGTCATCACGATCATCGGCAACCTGACCGCCGACCCTGAGCTGCGTTTCACCCAGTCGGGGGCAGCGGTCGCCGACTTCACGGTGGCGTCCACCCCCCGCACCTTCGACCGCAACGCCAATGAGTGGCGCGACGGCGAGACCCTCTTCATGCGCTGCTCCGTGTGGCGCGAGATGGCCGACAACGTCGCCGAGTCGCTGCGCAAGGGCATGCGAGTCATCGTCCAGGGTCGCCTGACCCAGCGCTCCTACGAGACGCGCGAGGGCGAGCGACGCACCGTCGTCGAGATGCAGGTGGACGAGGTCGGCCCGTCACTGCGTCGCGCGCAGGCCAAGGTCACCCGCAACGCCCCCCAGGGTGAGCCGGGTGGACGCGGCCAAGGCGGCTACTCGCAGGGAGGCGGCCAAGGCGGCTACCAGCAAGGTGGCGGGTACGGCGGCGCAGGCCGCGGCGGTCAGGGCGGCTACTCGCAGGGCGGATACGGCGCACCTGCCGGTGGACAGGCCGACGACCCGTGGCGCACCTCGGACTCCGGGGGCGGCGCGACGAGTTTCGGCGACGAACCGCCGTTCTGA
- the rpsF gene encoding 30S ribosomal protein S6, whose protein sequence is MRHYELMVILDPTIDERTVAPTMDKYMQQVVAAGGSVENVDIWGKRRLAYDILKHSEGIYVVIDMTTTPEVAQEINRQMNLNEVILRTKLLRPDAH, encoded by the coding sequence GTGCGTCACTACGAACTGATGGTGATCCTCGATCCGACGATCGACGAGCGCACCGTCGCCCCGACGATGGACAAGTACATGCAGCAGGTCGTTGCTGCTGGCGGCTCCGTCGAGAACGTCGACATCTGGGGCAAGCGTCGCCTTGCCTACGACATCCTCAAGCACTCCGAGGGGATCTACGTGGTCATCGACATGACCACCACCCCCGAGGTCGCCCAGGAGATCAACCGCCAGATGAACCTCAACGAGGTCATCCTGCGCACGAAGCTCCTGCGTCCCGACGCCCACTGA
- a CDS encoding MATE family efflux transporter, which translates to MNTAGNTTTARRILSLAVPALGALIAEPLFTLIDSAMVGHLGTAPLAGLSVASQVLQSVVVLFIFLAYSTTSLTARALGAGDHAGALRTGIDAMWLAAGLGVLAAIAVATCGPLFFAMLGATGQTATHAGAYLWTCAPGMVGMFVVLAATGTLRGLQDTRTPLYVTVAGTVFNVGANALFIYGADMGVAGSGLGTSLTQSLMGVAMVLVVCRGARERRIPLLPSGAGVLRSALDGAPLVIRGLALRLAGLATIWPLTRMGTEPLAAYQVVLAVWTLGCFVLDALAIAAQSMVGLARGAGDEEGLRELLRVLTRWGVWAGLVLAVVVAAASPWLPAAFGTDPLMRSLATWGLLACCAGMPLGGVVFLLDGVLLGAGENRYLAGAGVVQLIAFLPALGAVEALRRAGAGPHEVLAGVWLAYGLVYMGARTATNAWRTWFSPHHALVPRADVADPIPGDSPAG; encoded by the coding sequence GTGAACACAGCCGGGAACACCACCACAGCCCGCAGGATCCTGTCCTTGGCGGTGCCCGCCCTGGGCGCCCTCATCGCCGAGCCCCTGTTCACCCTCATCGACTCCGCCATGGTCGGCCACCTGGGCACCGCACCCCTTGCGGGACTGTCCGTGGCCAGCCAGGTCCTGCAAAGCGTCGTCGTCCTCTTCATCTTCCTGGCCTACTCCACCACCTCACTGACCGCACGCGCCCTAGGGGCCGGTGACCACGCCGGAGCCCTGCGCACCGGCATCGACGCCATGTGGCTGGCCGCCGGCCTGGGTGTCCTTGCCGCCATCGCAGTGGCCACCTGCGGCCCCCTGTTCTTCGCAATGCTCGGCGCCACGGGCCAGACCGCCACCCACGCCGGCGCCTACCTGTGGACCTGCGCACCCGGCATGGTCGGCATGTTCGTCGTCCTGGCCGCCACCGGCACCCTGCGGGGCCTGCAGGACACGCGCACCCCCCTGTACGTCACGGTGGCGGGAACCGTCTTCAACGTGGGTGCGAATGCGCTGTTCATCTACGGGGCCGACATGGGGGTGGCCGGCTCGGGCCTGGGGACCTCACTCACCCAGAGCCTCATGGGAGTCGCCATGGTCCTGGTCGTGTGCCGAGGCGCCAGGGAGCGCCGCATCCCCCTGCTGCCCAGTGGGGCCGGCGTCCTCAGATCCGCCCTGGACGGAGCACCCCTCGTCATCCGCGGACTGGCACTGCGCCTGGCGGGCCTTGCCACCATCTGGCCCCTGACCCGCATGGGCACCGAGCCCTTGGCCGCCTACCAGGTGGTCCTGGCCGTGTGGACCCTGGGCTGCTTCGTACTGGACGCCTTGGCCATTGCCGCCCAGTCCATGGTCGGCCTGGCGCGGGGAGCCGGGGACGAGGAGGGCCTGCGCGAGCTGTTGCGGGTCCTGACCAGGTGGGGCGTGTGGGCGGGTCTGGTCCTGGCCGTCGTGGTCGCAGCGGCCTCCCCCTGGCTGCCGGCAGCCTTCGGCACCGACCCCCTCATGCGATCCCTGGCCACCTGGGGGCTACTGGCCTGCTGCGCGGGGATGCCCTTGGGTGGGGTCGTCTTCCTGCTGGACGGGGTTCTGCTGGGGGCCGGCGAGAACCGCTACCTGGCAGGGGCCGGGGTCGTGCAGCTCATCGCCTTCCTGCCCGCCCTGGGCGCGGTCGAAGCCCTGCGGCGTGCGGGGGCCGGCCCCCACGAGGTCCTCGCAGGGGTGTGGCTGGCCTACGGCCTGGTCTACATGGGCGCGCGCACGGCCACCAATGCATGGCGCACGTGGTTCTCCCCCCACCACGCCCTCGTCCCCCGCGCCGACGTGGCGGACCCCATTCCCGGGGACTCCCCCGCAGGATGA
- the dnaB gene encoding replicative DNA helicase — protein MSDEEFDRTPPQDIDAEMSVLGSMMLSREAINDVADEIRGSDYYKPAHEIIHDTIVDLSGRGEPADAVTVAGELQRRGDLARVGGAAYLHTLIASVPTAANAGYYARIVRERSILRRLVTAGTRVVQLGYANSGGEVDEIVDRAQQEIYAVAENRTTQDYVPMSTISENVLSELERIEMDKGKMKGVPTGFVDLDRLTQGLHGGQMVIVAARPAMGKSTLALDFCRSASIKHDITSVIFSLEMSQNDIAVRMLSAESGVFMSKMLSGGMTDRDWRKVSETAARISEAPLFVDDSANMTITEIRSKCRRLKQQHNLGLVVVDYLQLMTSGTQVESRQQEVSGLSRNLKLLAKEIDVPVVAVAQLNRGPESRTDKKPMMSDLRESGSLEQDADIIILLHRPDYYNKEDRPGEADIIVAKHRNGSTDTLKALFQGHMARFANYTGREEPEGR, from the coding sequence ATGAGCGACGAGGAGTTCGACAGGACACCTCCGCAGGACATCGACGCGGAGATGAGCGTCCTGGGGTCGATGATGCTCTCACGCGAGGCCATCAACGACGTGGCCGACGAGATCCGGGGCAGCGACTACTACAAGCCCGCCCACGAGATCATCCACGACACCATCGTCGACCTGTCCGGCAGGGGAGAACCCGCCGACGCGGTGACGGTGGCGGGAGAGTTGCAGCGGCGCGGGGACCTGGCCCGCGTGGGTGGAGCCGCCTACCTGCACACCCTCATCGCCTCGGTCCCCACGGCCGCCAATGCCGGCTACTACGCGCGCATCGTCCGTGAACGCTCCATCCTGCGACGCCTGGTCACCGCCGGTACACGCGTCGTCCAGCTGGGATATGCGAACTCCGGAGGCGAGGTGGACGAGATCGTCGACCGCGCCCAGCAGGAGATCTACGCGGTGGCCGAGAACCGCACGACCCAGGACTACGTGCCCATGTCGACCATCTCGGAGAACGTCCTGTCCGAGCTCGAACGCATCGAGATGGACAAGGGGAAGATGAAGGGCGTTCCCACCGGTTTCGTGGACCTGGACCGCCTGACCCAGGGTCTGCACGGCGGGCAGATGGTCATCGTGGCCGCCAGGCCCGCCATGGGCAAGTCGACCCTGGCCCTGGACTTCTGTCGCTCGGCCTCGATCAAACACGACATCACCAGCGTCATCTTCTCCCTGGAAATGAGCCAGAACGACATTGCCGTGCGCATGCTCTCGGCGGAGTCGGGGGTGTTCATGTCGAAGATGCTCTCCGGAGGGATGACCGACCGTGACTGGCGCAAGGTCTCCGAGACGGCTGCGCGCATCTCCGAGGCCCCGCTCTTCGTCGACGACTCGGCGAACATGACGATCACCGAGATCCGTTCCAAGTGTCGTCGCCTCAAGCAGCAGCACAACCTGGGTCTGGTGGTCGTCGACTACCTGCAGCTGATGACTTCCGGCACCCAGGTCGAGTCCCGTCAGCAGGAGGTGTCCGGCCTGTCGAGGAACCTCAAGCTGTTGGCCAAGGAGATCGACGTGCCCGTGGTGGCGGTCGCGCAGCTCAACCGTGGCCCCGAGTCGCGCACCGACAAGAAGCCGATGATGTCCGACCTGCGTGAATCCGGGTCGCTGGAGCAGGATGCGGACATCATCATCTTGTTGCACCGGCCGGACTACTACAACAAGGAGGACCGTCCGGGCGAGGCCGACATCATTGTCGCCAAGCACCGCAACGGGTCCACCGACACCCTCAAGGCCCTCTTCCAGGGCCACATGGCGCGATTTGCCAACTACACGGGTCGTGAGGAGCCGGAGGGGCGCTGA
- the rarD gene encoding EamA family transporter RarD, protein MSSTPEPVPPASAPDPGPARAASPTISTLLAISTHLMWGFFPLYFALLTPAGALEVIVHRAVWGLACCLLALALTRRLPHLRAALRDRALAGRLSLAGFLVVINWTVYVHAIQSGHTVDAALGYFINPLFTVALALVVRRERISWWQKVALALGVVAVVVLVVGLGRLPWVALALAGAFGLYSLVKKGVATRVGPIEGMAIETGAVTPVLLAYFAYLVATDSTSFQTLTSGAPGPSWPAHLALLIGAGALTVFVLAIFAKAAQGLPLGMLGFIQYISPTMQLLIGVLVFREHMEPVRWIATGIVWLALGCLSIDGLIAIGRAQRLRARAA, encoded by the coding sequence GTGAGCTCCACCCCGGAACCCGTCCCGCCCGCCTCCGCACCTGACCCGGGTCCCGCGCGGGCGGCATCCCCCACGATCTCGACCCTACTGGCCATCAGCACCCACCTCATGTGGGGCTTCTTCCCCCTCTACTTCGCCCTGCTGACCCCGGCCGGAGCCCTTGAAGTCATCGTCCACCGCGCCGTGTGGGGCTTGGCATGCTGCCTGCTGGCCCTTGCCCTGACCCGACGCCTCCCCCACCTGCGCGCAGCGCTGCGGGACCGCGCCCTGGCGGGCCGACTGTCCTTGGCGGGATTCCTCGTCGTCATCAACTGGACGGTGTACGTCCACGCCATCCAATCCGGACACACGGTGGACGCTGCCCTAGGCTACTTCATCAATCCCCTGTTCACCGTGGCGCTGGCACTGGTGGTCCGGCGCGAACGGATCTCCTGGTGGCAGAAGGTGGCGCTTGCCCTGGGGGTCGTGGCCGTCGTGGTCCTGGTCGTCGGACTGGGGCGCCTGCCGTGGGTCGCTCTGGCCCTGGCCGGAGCCTTCGGCCTGTACTCCCTGGTGAAGAAGGGAGTTGCCACACGCGTCGGACCCATCGAAGGCATGGCGATCGAAACCGGGGCGGTCACCCCCGTGTTGCTGGCCTACTTCGCGTACCTGGTCGCCACGGACTCCACGTCCTTCCAGACTCTGACCTCCGGAGCCCCAGGACCTTCATGGCCCGCCCACCTGGCTCTGCTCATCGGTGCGGGCGCCCTCACGGTCTTCGTCCTGGCGATCTTCGCCAAGGCCGCCCAAGGCCTTCCTCTGGGAATGCTCGGCTTCATCCAGTACATCTCACCGACCATGCAACTGCTGATCGGTGTTTTGGTCTTCCGCGAGCACATGGAGCCGGTCCGGTGGATCGCCACCGGCATCGTGTGGCTGGCCCTGGGGTGCCTGAGCATCGACGGGCTGATCGCCATTGGCCGGGCACAGCGCCTACGGGCCCGCGCCGCCTGA
- a CDS encoding cold-shock protein, which produces MTIGVVKWFNDEKGYGFITPDDGSADVFAHFSNIQQEGGRRTLFEGEKVEFEITQGPKGLQAEGIVRLG; this is translated from the coding sequence ATGACCATTGGTGTCGTCAAATGGTTCAACGACGAGAAGGGCTACGGCTTCATCACTCCCGATGACGGCTCCGCCGACGTCTTCGCCCACTTCTCCAACATCCAGCAGGAGGGCGGCCGCCGCACCCTCTTCGAGGGCGAGAAGGTCGAGTTCGAGATCACACAGGGCCCCAAGGGCCTGCAGGCCGAGGGAATCGTCCGCCTGGGTTGA
- a CDS encoding integrin alpha — protein MIDPSRYGDVIRKTDRVAYTDGGTLPPSACDMTGDGKADLTLVNRSSVNVLPYIPYGSASEEVLKPLAEQEALLKTPAPVDATDFASAAACIHDADSDRSALAVADGTRVRIYAAGTDTMAPSLVTTVQIGESVTAVSPGPTKGRSSLAIGTPTAVHILTVARLHPGELVLSDIEHRTWSLDGSQGVTITPIDTSEGELAIGTPATRSVQIAPVDASNARFQRVRRTIQDVADSDFGHAISVIPDINGDSIPDLAIGAPTANDDRGAVALVHTPEEGTISVNTASSASDPIVDEAEESAGFLLRQALGTRLGSSLVWIDGGAEAGALFVGRPNDGEHSGGLVISLKALTKNWNSGLGIADIPSSQHTLITSQEGEKATSGEGAAIIPRRGDDPLTGLVTMDRRGRVDLWTLDMSHQSDPQRNPKDLPTPKVPAPPTPKAEPGLVPIDTVEKKSWLGEFTSGLGGALAHGRCDVTGDGKDDIVSGNVVRSEWKYDPFYSESTDTKGWVFNVTGQIEIIPGGTPGKILESGDTIRINGPKETSDPAVDATIGLSVACLGDVNADGVDDIAFGSHTMARVWVLFGGTHLSEVDLNSLDPAHGWFVDLPSKGSGGFQVTRIGDVDGDGLAELGFIVSNATYAAGREGESQGSAFVVKGKKDGAPVDLKDLDREDPAILTRIDTPSGHTMNAFAAVGDVNGDGTGDYVVSDFQHFDSEYRVPGKAWVVYGSDRRRITAGQDGVGHALTMPFDASHRLGAGNSIAPVGDVDGDGTGDFVIGFDGGALIHTTPGGVALVHGERNLVGTRVEDVVISPLVPGDSSPRVSILTGPKDAAASGFGYGVDALVQEGASPLLVIGAPGLNDRSGAAFLVSVDQFLTGARSVDEVKTERIDSSGPMARFGRAVAFVGEVLGAPTVAVGGDGVIDDAAKDVQGYAHTAHIMAWRVRATGAGPDDGESGKKPLPPTPGADAGPNAGSAGSGTSKVEHAHSALARTGYSSGVLMLALIVFAGGAVALHSGVRFGRSARRE, from the coding sequence TTGATCGACCCCTCTCGATACGGCGACGTCATCCGAAAGACCGACCGCGTCGCCTACACCGACGGGGGAACACTTCCTCCCAGTGCATGCGACATGACCGGTGACGGGAAGGCCGACCTCACCCTCGTGAATCGAAGCTCGGTCAACGTCCTCCCCTACATCCCCTACGGGAGTGCCTCCGAAGAGGTTCTCAAACCTCTTGCCGAGCAGGAGGCTCTTCTCAAGACCCCCGCACCTGTCGATGCCACGGACTTTGCCAGTGCGGCAGCCTGCATCCACGACGCCGACTCGGACCGGAGCGCCCTTGCCGTCGCCGATGGAACGCGTGTCCGCATCTACGCCGCAGGCACTGACACCATGGCTCCGAGCCTTGTCACCACGGTGCAGATCGGGGAATCCGTCACCGCAGTGTCGCCCGGTCCGACGAAAGGACGCTCTTCCCTCGCGATCGGAACCCCCACAGCGGTTCACATCCTCACCGTGGCGCGGCTTCACCCCGGTGAACTCGTGCTCTCCGACATCGAGCACAGGACCTGGAGCCTCGACGGGTCCCAAGGGGTGACGATCACCCCGATCGACACCTCCGAGGGTGAACTCGCCATCGGGACACCTGCGACCCGATCCGTTCAGATCGCCCCCGTTGACGCTTCCAACGCACGCTTCCAACGAGTCAGGCGCACCATCCAGGACGTCGCCGACTCCGACTTCGGGCACGCCATCAGCGTCATCCCGGACATCAACGGAGACTCGATCCCTGATCTCGCCATCGGAGCTCCCACCGCGAACGACGACAGGGGTGCCGTCGCCCTCGTCCACACCCCTGAAGAAGGCACGATCAGCGTCAACACCGCCTCGTCAGCCTCTGATCCGATTGTCGACGAGGCCGAGGAGAGCGCTGGTTTCCTTCTGCGCCAAGCTCTGGGTACACGCTTGGGATCATCACTGGTCTGGATTGACGGAGGTGCCGAAGCGGGAGCGCTCTTCGTGGGACGCCCCAACGACGGAGAGCACTCCGGCGGGCTCGTCATCTCCCTGAAGGCATTGACGAAGAACTGGAACTCCGGTCTCGGCATCGCCGACATCCCCTCCTCGCAGCACACCCTCATCACCTCTCAGGAGGGTGAGAAGGCGACCTCCGGTGAAGGCGCGGCCATCATCCCCCGCCGTGGCGACGACCCACTCACCGGACTGGTCACCATGGATCGGCGTGGACGTGTCGACCTGTGGACCCTTGACATGAGTCACCAATCCGACCCGCAACGGAATCCCAAGGACCTGCCCACCCCCAAGGTTCCCGCGCCACCCACTCCGAAGGCCGAACCCGGACTCGTCCCCATCGACACGGTCGAGAAGAAATCCTGGCTCGGAGAATTCACTTCAGGACTGGGCGGCGCGCTCGCCCATGGCCGCTGCGACGTCACCGGTGATGGGAAGGACGACATCGTCTCGGGCAATGTCGTGCGCTCTGAATGGAAGTACGACCCCTTCTACTCCGAGAGCACGGACACGAAGGGATGGGTCTTCAACGTCACCGGACAGATCGAGATCATCCCCGGAGGGACGCCCGGCAAGATCCTCGAATCGGGTGACACGATCCGGATCAATGGCCCGAAGGAGACCTCGGACCCTGCGGTGGACGCCACCATCGGCCTGTCCGTCGCCTGCCTCGGAGACGTCAACGCAGACGGTGTCGATGACATCGCCTTCGGCTCGCACACGATGGCGCGAGTCTGGGTCCTCTTCGGGGGCACCCATCTGAGCGAGGTCGATCTCAACTCCCTTGACCCGGCGCACGGCTGGTTCGTGGACCTGCCCTCCAAGGGCTCCGGAGGTTTCCAGGTGACACGCATCGGCGATGTGGATGGTGACGGCTTGGCGGAACTCGGATTCATCGTGAGCAACGCGACCTACGCTGCGGGACGAGAAGGCGAATCACAGGGCTCAGCCTTTGTCGTCAAGGGCAAGAAGGACGGTGCTCCGGTCGACCTGAAGGATCTCGATCGGGAGGATCCGGCGATCCTGACAAGGATCGACACCCCGAGCGGGCACACGATGAACGCCTTCGCCGCTGTCGGAGACGTCAATGGGGACGGTACGGGCGACTACGTCGTGTCCGATTTCCAACACTTCGACTCCGAGTATCGGGTTCCGGGCAAGGCCTGGGTGGTCTACGGTTCCGACAGGCGGCGAATCACAGCAGGGCAGGACGGCGTCGGTCATGCGCTGACGATGCCCTTCGATGCCTCCCACCGTCTGGGAGCGGGCAACTCGATCGCTCCCGTGGGTGATGTCGACGGAGACGGAACCGGCGATTTCGTGATCGGTTTCGACGGCGGTGCGTTGATCCACACGACCCCCGGCGGCGTCGCCCTCGTCCACGGCGAGCGGAACCTCGTCGGCACTCGAGTCGAGGACGTCGTGATCTCCCCCCTTGTCCCCGGTGACTCCTCCCCGCGGGTCTCGATCCTCACCGGCCCGAAAGATGCGGCGGCTTCGGGCTTCGGCTACGGAGTCGATGCGTTGGTCCAGGAGGGTGCCTCCCCGCTGCTCGTCATCGGGGCGCCAGGACTGAATGACAGGAGCGGGGCAGCCTTCCTCGTGTCGGTCGACCAGTTCCTGACGGGTGCGCGTTCCGTCGACGAGGTCAAGACTGAGCGCATCGACTCCAGCGGGCCGATGGCCCGATTCGGCCGGGCTGTCGCCTTCGTCGGGGAAGTCCTGGGCGCGCCGACGGTCGCCGTGGGCGGGGATGGAGTCATCGATGATGCCGCGAAGGACGTCCAAGGATATGCTCACACCGCACACATCATGGCGTGGCGCGTGAGGGCGACCGGAGCCGGTCCGGACGATGGGGAATCGGGGAAGAAACCGCTCCCGCCGACTCCAGGTGCCGACGCTGGTCCGAATGCTGGATCCGCGGGCAGCGGAACCTCGAAGGTCGAACATGCCCATTCGGCCCTGGCTCGGACCGGATACTCGTCCGGGGTGCTGATGCTCGCACTGATCGTCTTTGCCGGGGGTGCGGTGGCGCTGCACTCCGGTGTGCGCTTCGGTCGCTCCGCCCGGAGGGAATGA
- a CDS encoding polysaccharide deacetylase family protein: MSELLQDHSLSAPRRAFTLTTVVALVCATLTACSALDGLDLPWASPAAPAQSTPEELIRTWASLDAAPSASLAREDMRDSWLRGVESPVSGHWISGMNLPAVDEAAKATITELGEGKGSVQWSVPLASGAILAQRFVPDSHAKTATLWIDTAAGTVTPSADLLSSGASRRLDEVAAAVQSGGALGAHVSTSDVMLRADGSMTVTTPSSAGPQSVPDGMTIRIDAAHTPELLSPRGKEILETVKAAQPFSGFRVSSIDAEGHMGTIPTEDVDCTVAKCIALTFDDGPQSSTTVPLLDILADKHVHATFFQIGRSIPGNEEILKRMIAEGHTIGSHTETHPDLTTLSGDGVREEVTSAKQKIIDVTGATPTLMRPPYGALNRRVRNILAETGDAVILWDVDTLDWKTRDTRDIIRRALGGAHPNAVILMHDLYPTTIAAVPEIIDSLREQGYTIVSARTLLGPVEPGKAYGFSE, translated from the coding sequence ATGTCAGAGCTTCTCCAAGATCATTCCCTTTCAGCACCCCGACGGGCCTTCACCCTGACCACCGTCGTCGCCCTGGTCTGCGCGACACTGACGGCGTGCTCCGCGCTCGACGGACTCGACCTGCCCTGGGCCTCTCCTGCAGCTCCGGCCCAGTCCACCCCGGAGGAACTCATCCGGACCTGGGCGAGCCTGGACGCCGCCCCGTCCGCGTCCCTGGCGCGCGAGGACATGCGTGACTCCTGGCTGCGCGGAGTCGAGTCCCCGGTGTCGGGTCACTGGATCTCCGGCATGAATCTGCCCGCCGTGGACGAGGCCGCAAAGGCGACCATCACCGAACTCGGCGAGGGGAAGGGCTCCGTGCAGTGGAGTGTCCCGCTGGCTTCAGGAGCGATCCTCGCGCAGCGTTTCGTCCCGGACTCCCACGCCAAGACGGCCACGCTGTGGATCGACACGGCGGCCGGCACGGTGACCCCTTCGGCGGACCTGCTCTCCTCGGGTGCCTCACGCCGTCTTGACGAGGTCGCCGCAGCGGTGCAGTCCGGAGGAGCCCTCGGCGCACACGTGTCGACCTCGGACGTCATGTTGCGCGCGGACGGGTCGATGACGGTCACGACGCCCTCGTCGGCGGGGCCCCAGAGCGTCCCCGACGGAATGACGATCCGCATCGACGCCGCCCACACGCCCGAATTGCTGAGTCCTCGCGGCAAGGAGATCCTCGAGACGGTCAAGGCCGCTCAACCCTTCTCGGGTTTCCGGGTCAGTTCCATCGATGCCGAGGGGCACATGGGGACCATCCCCACCGAGGACGTGGACTGCACGGTGGCCAAGTGCATCGCGTTGACCTTCGACGACGGACCGCAGTCCTCCACCACGGTGCCGCTGCTGGACATCCTGGCCGACAAGCACGTCCACGCGACCTTCTTCCAGATCGGTCGGAGCATTCCCGGCAATGAGGAAATCCTCAAGCGGATGATCGCCGAGGGGCACACCATCGGATCCCACACCGAGACCCACCCGGACCTCACGACGTTGTCGGGTGACGGGGTGCGCGAAGAGGTCACCTCCGCCAAGCAGAAGATCATCGATGTCACAGGTGCGACCCCGACCCTCATGCGCCCGCCCTACGGTGCGCTGAACCGCAGGGTTCGCAACATCCTGGCCGAGACCGGGGACGCCGTGATCCTGTGGGACGTGGACACGCTGGACTGGAAGACCAGGGACACCCGGGACATCATTCGGCGCGCCCTTGGCGGCGCCCACCCCAATGCCGTGATCCTCATGCACGACCTGTACCCGACGACCATCGCCGCCGTGCCGGAGATCATCGACTCACTGCGCGAACAGGGCTACACGATCGTGTCGGCGCGGACGCTGCTGGGGCCGGTGGAACCGGGGAAGGCCTACGGCTTCTCGGAATGA